In one Gemmatimonas sp. genomic region, the following are encoded:
- a CDS encoding histone deacetylase — protein sequence MKQQVAFLSHSDCGRHDTGWEHPEHVGRLRAIPRALRYDQALFEALQHHEGRHATEDEIALAHDRGYIAKVRELAQSGGGRLDPDTVVSEGSWDAATAGTGCVLDGVDMAFDGRAPRSFSAVRPPGHHALRDRAMGFCLFGNVAVAAHYALATKACRRVLIVDWDVHHGNGTQALVEHESRIHFVSMHQWPWYPGTGAADDRGPHGTVWNVPMAPSLPSSQYVEALLRAVDAAADGFTPDLILLSAGFDCLEGDPLGAFTLTLNDIDALTRALVERAERWCGGRLVSAMEGGYAPDPVAQAVLVHLAALA from the coding sequence ATGAAGCAGCAGGTCGCGTTTCTCTCGCACTCCGATTGCGGTCGCCACGACACGGGGTGGGAGCACCCCGAGCACGTGGGACGCCTGCGCGCCATCCCGCGCGCGTTGCGCTACGATCAGGCGTTGTTCGAGGCGCTGCAGCATCACGAGGGGCGACACGCCACCGAAGACGAGATCGCCCTGGCGCACGATCGTGGTTATATCGCGAAAGTGCGCGAGCTGGCGCAGTCGGGCGGTGGCCGTCTCGATCCCGACACGGTGGTGAGCGAAGGATCGTGGGACGCCGCGACCGCCGGCACCGGTTGTGTGCTGGACGGGGTCGACATGGCGTTCGATGGTCGTGCGCCGCGCAGCTTTTCCGCCGTGCGTCCCCCCGGGCATCACGCCCTGCGCGATCGCGCGATGGGATTCTGTCTGTTTGGCAATGTGGCGGTCGCCGCCCACTACGCGCTGGCCACGAAGGCCTGCCGGCGCGTGTTGATCGTGGATTGGGACGTGCATCACGGGAACGGTACGCAGGCGTTGGTGGAGCACGAGTCGCGCATCCACTTCGTGTCGATGCATCAGTGGCCGTGGTACCCTGGCACCGGCGCCGCCGACGACCGTGGCCCGCACGGCACCGTGTGGAACGTGCCGATGGCGCCGTCCCTGCCGTCGTCGCAGTACGTGGAGGCGTTGCTGCGCGCGGTCGATGCGGCGGCGGACGGATTCACCCCCGATCTGATTCTGCTGAGCGCCGGCTTCGACTGTCTCGAGGGCGACCCGCTGGGGGCCTTCACGCTGACGCTGAACGATATCGACGCGCTCACCCGAGCGCTCGTGGAACGCGCCGAACGCTGGTGCGGCGGTCGGCTGGTGAGCGCCATGGAAGGCGGGTACGCCCCGGATCCAGTGGCGCAGGCCGTACTCGTGCACTTGGCGGCGCTGGCCTGA
- a CDS encoding DUF4159 domain-containing protein: protein MSHPSALEPFAFATAQYESGDWDSAPMLPANVIDSIARYTSLPVRPQGVTVPLSSEAVFAYPLLFLTGHLPVRFTTREADVLRKYLVRGGLLFVDDHNHDVDGAFHKTVREEIRRVAGPLVPLPNTHELYRSFFVFENGPPTTSHEMNGWGDNLVHEQLDAVLRNGRISVLYSSKDYSSEWSFHPDNKRFLSVDNTKFAVNLVAYALTR, encoded by the coding sequence GTGAGCCACCCGTCCGCCCTCGAGCCGTTCGCGTTCGCGACGGCGCAGTACGAATCGGGCGACTGGGATTCGGCGCCCATGTTACCAGCCAATGTGATCGACTCGATCGCGCGCTACACGTCGCTCCCGGTTCGCCCGCAGGGCGTGACGGTGCCGCTGTCGTCCGAGGCCGTGTTCGCCTATCCGCTGCTCTTTCTGACCGGCCACCTGCCGGTGCGCTTCACCACCCGCGAGGCGGATGTACTGCGCAAGTATCTCGTGCGCGGCGGCTTGCTGTTCGTGGACGATCACAACCACGACGTGGACGGCGCCTTCCACAAAACGGTGCGCGAAGAGATCCGTCGCGTGGCGGGGCCGCTGGTGCCGTTACCGAATACGCACGAGCTCTATCGCAGTTTCTTCGTGTTCGAGAACGGACCGCCCACCACCTCGCACGAGATGAACGGGTGGGGCGACAATCTCGTGCACGAGCAGCTCGATGCGGTGCTGCGTAATGGCCGCATTTCCGTGCTGTACAGCAGCAAGGACTACAGCTCCGAGTGGAGCTTTCATCCCGACAACAAACGGTTTCTCTCGGTCGACAACACGAAGTTCGCGGTGAATCTCGTGGCCTACGCCCTGACCCGATGA
- a CDS encoding DUF4175 family protein, translated as MSDTTLLSVVHSVRRALTRMVYVRATLLALSVALSAWLVADGVELARGGIPLGTSRSAAIAFVIALGVTLIGSWMLAARRTRGITDIRAALWLEERGADVGTASFALVTLVETLIGRRSSDADASPASMSARESLENPLLQASAHEVLARTNVPRALRRTAKNQLLGPALFAGGALTVLVLGALARSSGSGTANLLLRAVAGDRAMATPMLPLGAWTVRVDAPAYTRRAPQQFGDIQNVAVVSGSTVLLRGTGPVPEQVIERLVGEAADTLATARRQRALSPIATGDGWNVRTVATDGPVTIQLNRGGRSRLLVVEGRADSIPIVSLVQPARDSVFRTPQGSLTLVASVRDDIGLVNARFELIVSSGDGERFTARTLQMGTRSYAGDRVGTIRATMDIAALKLVAGDIVHLRAIARDAHPASNREFGSSETRSFRIARAAEYDSVAVEPAPPPEVDKSLLSQRMLLMLTEKLEKQRPSLERKSLMSESTKIARDQARLRQAVGDVVFQRLSGDVSGEHAHTAGDGHDHGVEQQQGKLALTGSNAGGVLEEGDDSPVIAINQPLLEAYNAMWDAGRALEQGEPKAAIPHMRLALAAIERARSAERLYLRGKPPTVIIDIAKVRLAGKDTGVTNLRRSREALPPREARRAVRLVAAAQLVLTDASAARDSLAVLRVEALGDSPAFAAAVGAVLEVLGREGDVTEAFIRARRVLGGVVRTEAGTWSRGVPR; from the coding sequence ATGAGCGATACGACGCTGCTATCGGTCGTCCACAGTGTGCGGCGTGCGCTGACACGAATGGTGTACGTGCGGGCCACGTTGCTTGCCCTCAGCGTGGCGCTGTCGGCGTGGCTGGTGGCCGACGGCGTCGAGCTGGCACGAGGCGGCATACCCCTCGGTACGAGTCGCAGTGCGGCCATCGCGTTCGTCATCGCGTTGGGTGTCACGCTTATCGGGAGCTGGATGCTGGCCGCACGTCGCACCCGGGGCATCACCGACATTCGCGCGGCCTTGTGGCTCGAAGAACGTGGCGCCGACGTGGGGACCGCGAGCTTTGCGTTGGTGACGTTGGTCGAGACGCTGATCGGGCGACGGTCGTCGGATGCCGATGCATCGCCCGCCAGCATGTCAGCACGGGAGAGCTTGGAGAATCCCCTGCTCCAGGCGTCGGCACACGAAGTGCTTGCGCGCACGAATGTGCCGCGCGCGCTGCGGCGCACGGCGAAAAATCAATTGCTAGGCCCGGCGCTGTTTGCGGGCGGCGCGCTCACGGTGCTGGTGCTCGGTGCGTTGGCCCGCTCGTCGGGGAGCGGTACGGCCAACTTGCTGCTGCGGGCCGTCGCCGGCGACCGGGCCATGGCGACGCCTATGCTACCGCTTGGTGCGTGGACCGTGCGCGTCGATGCGCCCGCGTACACGCGTCGCGCTCCGCAACAGTTCGGCGACATACAGAATGTGGCGGTGGTGAGTGGAAGCACGGTGCTGCTGCGCGGCACCGGCCCGGTGCCGGAGCAGGTGATCGAGCGCCTCGTAGGTGAAGCGGCCGATACGCTCGCGACCGCGCGTCGCCAGCGGGCGTTGTCGCCCATCGCGACTGGTGACGGCTGGAACGTGCGCACGGTGGCCACCGATGGACCCGTCACGATTCAGCTCAACCGTGGCGGTCGTTCGCGTTTGCTGGTGGTGGAAGGACGCGCTGATTCGATCCCGATCGTGTCGCTGGTGCAGCCGGCTCGCGACAGCGTGTTCCGCACGCCGCAGGGGTCGCTGACCCTCGTCGCGTCGGTGCGCGACGACATCGGCCTGGTCAATGCGCGCTTCGAACTCATCGTGAGCTCGGGCGACGGCGAACGCTTTACGGCGCGCACCCTGCAGATGGGTACCCGCAGCTATGCCGGCGATCGAGTCGGCACGATCCGCGCGACGATGGACATCGCCGCCCTCAAGCTGGTCGCGGGCGACATCGTGCACCTGCGGGCGATTGCGCGCGATGCGCATCCCGCATCGAATCGCGAGTTCGGCAGCAGCGAGACGCGCTCGTTCCGTATTGCCCGCGCGGCCGAGTACGACTCGGTGGCCGTCGAACCCGCGCCGCCGCCCGAGGTGGACAAGTCGCTGCTCAGTCAACGCATGCTGTTGATGCTCACCGAGAAGCTCGAGAAGCAGCGGCCTTCGTTGGAACGTAAGTCGCTCATGAGCGAGTCGACGAAGATCGCGCGCGATCAGGCGCGACTGCGTCAGGCGGTCGGTGACGTCGTGTTTCAGCGCTTGAGCGGCGACGTGAGTGGCGAGCACGCGCACACCGCGGGCGACGGGCATGATCACGGCGTCGAGCAGCAGCAGGGCAAACTCGCGTTGACCGGCAGCAATGCCGGCGGCGTGCTCGAGGAGGGCGACGACTCGCCGGTCATCGCGATCAACCAACCGCTGCTGGAAGCGTACAACGCGATGTGGGACGCCGGGCGAGCGCTCGAGCAGGGTGAGCCCAAGGCGGCGATCCCGCATATGCGGCTCGCGTTGGCTGCCATCGAACGGGCGCGTTCCGCGGAGCGGCTGTATCTGCGTGGCAAGCCACCCACGGTGATCATCGACATCGCGAAAGTGCGTCTTGCCGGAAAGGACACGGGCGTCACCAATCTCCGGCGATCGCGCGAAGCGCTGCCGCCGCGCGAGGCGCGCCGTGCGGTGCGTCTGGTCGCTGCCGCGCAGCTGGTGCTGACCGATGCGTCGGCTGCCCGTGATTCGCTTGCGGTTCTGCGCGTCGAGGCGCTTGGCGATTCGCCAGCGTTTGCGGCCGCGGTCGGGGCGGTGCTCGAGGTACTCGGCCGCGAAGGCGACGTCACCGAGGCCTTCATCCGCGCGCGTCGCGTGCTGGGCGGCGTCGTTCGCACCGAGGCCGGTACGTGGTCACGCGGCGTACCACGGTGA
- a CDS encoding serine/threonine-protein kinase, producing MSAPPIDIPDEELRELRVATGNRYTVVKRLGSGGMAHVYLAKHAVLARPLVIKVLHRTLAQEPEMRERFRREAEAAARLIHPFICAIADMGTAGDIEYLAMPYYAGGSLADMLSRRKTMSASSAASIAVQVACALDYAHRHGVVHRDIKPDNILFDEDGNVALTDFGIATARFHGRLTASGRAMGTPHYMSPEQAMGKLVDGRSDLYAVGLLLYEMLLGHPPFDGEDSYAVGYKHVHEAPVAPDQVDTRIPAELSAITMKCLSKQAVDRYDRGFELADALIAFLGQAPGAELRAARSSRPSGLTPF from the coding sequence GTGTCGGCTCCGCCGATCGACATCCCCGACGAAGAGTTGCGCGAACTGCGCGTGGCCACGGGCAATCGCTACACGGTGGTGAAGCGGCTGGGGAGCGGCGGCATGGCGCACGTGTATCTGGCGAAGCATGCGGTGCTGGCCCGGCCGCTGGTCATCAAGGTGTTGCACCGTACGCTGGCGCAGGAGCCGGAGATGCGCGAGCGCTTTCGACGGGAAGCCGAAGCGGCGGCGCGCCTGATTCATCCGTTCATCTGCGCGATCGCCGACATGGGCACGGCGGGCGACATCGAGTATCTCGCGATGCCGTACTACGCCGGCGGCTCGTTGGCCGATATGCTGTCGCGCCGCAAGACCATGTCGGCCAGCTCGGCGGCCTCCATCGCGGTGCAGGTTGCCTGCGCGCTCGACTACGCCCATCGACATGGCGTGGTGCATCGCGACATCAAGCCCGACAACATCCTGTTCGACGAGGACGGCAATGTCGCCCTCACCGACTTCGGGATCGCGACGGCACGGTTCCATGGCCGCCTCACCGCCAGCGGCCGCGCCATGGGCACGCCGCACTACATGTCGCCCGAACAGGCGATGGGCAAGCTCGTGGACGGCCGCAGCGACTTGTATGCCGTCGGTCTGCTGTTGTACGAGATGCTCCTGGGACATCCGCCCTTCGACGGCGAAGACTCGTACGCCGTGGGGTACAAGCATGTGCACGAGGCGCCGGTGGCTCCCGATCAGGTCGATACGCGCATCCCGGCCGAACTGAGCGCGATCACGATGAAGTGCCTCTCCAAGCAAGCGGTCGATCGGTACGATCGCGGTTTCGAGCTGGCCGATGCGCTCATCGCGTTTCTGGGTCAGGCTCCGGGGGCCGAGCTGCGCGCGGCCCGCTCATCACGTCCGTCGGGACTCACCCCGTTCTGA
- the corA gene encoding magnesium/cobalt transporter CorA, whose protein sequence is MTTVPDALVSIDPPHDPPPRTIYRSLSGEDVIDCHPRDIAQLLADGGPMWVDIDSSVRSQHAMLEKVFRFHPLAIEDTLNPNSRVKLEEYEGFLFVIIRGVALAADTDDPYDLETKELYCFLGPHYLVTVHAGPMVSIDRVSEQLRRSPDLLARGVERALHAILDDTIDSFFPIMQQIDEFIDGLEERVFVDFDETALRDLFHVKRLVLSLRRYLQPSREVMNVLTNRPSTLLTPDVQIYFRDIYDHVLRINDALDTYRDLLSSTMDAYLTQVSNRLGATTKALSVVATMSLPFVVVSGMWGMNFSTIPLSGWPHGFWVLLVVQLGLGGLLLFYLRRRRLL, encoded by the coding sequence ATGACTACCGTCCCCGATGCCCTCGTCTCGATCGACCCGCCGCACGATCCGCCGCCGCGCACCATTTACCGGTCGCTGTCGGGTGAGGACGTCATCGATTGTCATCCCCGCGACATCGCCCAGTTGCTGGCTGATGGTGGGCCCATGTGGGTCGACATCGATTCGTCGGTGCGCTCGCAGCATGCGATGCTGGAGAAGGTCTTCCGCTTTCATCCGCTCGCGATCGAGGACACCCTCAATCCGAATTCCCGCGTCAAGCTCGAGGAGTACGAGGGGTTCCTGTTCGTCATCATCCGCGGCGTGGCGCTCGCCGCCGACACCGACGATCCGTATGACCTCGAAACGAAAGAGCTGTACTGCTTTCTCGGACCGCACTACCTCGTCACCGTGCACGCCGGTCCGATGGTGTCGATCGATCGCGTGTCGGAACAGCTGCGCCGGTCGCCGGATCTGCTGGCACGAGGCGTGGAACGCGCGCTGCACGCGATTCTCGATGACACGATCGACAGCTTTTTCCCCATCATGCAGCAGATCGACGAGTTCATCGACGGGCTCGAAGAGCGGGTCTTCGTAGACTTCGATGAAACGGCCTTGCGTGACCTGTTTCACGTGAAGCGGCTGGTGCTGTCGCTGCGACGCTATCTGCAACCGTCACGCGAAGTCATGAATGTGCTGACGAATCGGCCGAGCACGTTGTTGACGCCCGACGTGCAGATCTATTTCCGGGACATCTACGATCACGTGCTGCGCATCAACGATGCGCTCGATACGTATCGCGATCTGCTCAGCAGCACGATGGACGCGTATCTCACACAGGTGTCGAATCGTCTGGGAGCGACGACCAAAGCGTTGTCGGTCGTGGCGACGATGTCGCTGCCCTTCGTGGTCGTGAGTGGCATGTGGGGTATGAATTTCTCGACGATTCCGCTGTCGGGATGGCCACACGGGTTCTGGGTGCTGCTGGTCGTACAACTCGGGTTGGGCGGCCTGCTACTTTTCTACCTGCGGCGCCGTCGACTGCTCTGA
- a CDS encoding MoxR family ATPase yields MSERSPESLIAAVQRLRGEIAKRIVGQDAVVDEILMALVAGGHALLVGVPGLAKTLMIKSLSDAMQLEFRRIQFTPDLVPSDITGTEILEESGGGARAFRFVHGPVFANIVLADEINRAPPRTQAALLEAMQEHSVTAAGKTMKLPEPFFVLATQNPIEQEGTYPLPEAQLDRFLFDIRVGYPTEADEISILRTTTGKRGAPIEAVFSADDALALQRVVRELPCSELVLTYAAKLVRATRPQEASAPNIVRQYVRWGAGPRAGQALILGAKACALLAGRAAVSPADIRRVAMPVLRHRILPNFAAEADGVSAEPIIEALLSHVAAPGSALPA; encoded by the coding sequence GTGAGCGAGCGATCTCCTGAGTCGTTGATCGCGGCGGTCCAACGGCTGCGTGGTGAGATTGCGAAGCGCATCGTCGGGCAGGATGCGGTGGTGGATGAGATTCTGATGGCGCTGGTGGCCGGCGGGCACGCCTTGCTGGTGGGCGTCCCCGGTCTCGCGAAGACGCTGATGATCAAATCGTTGTCCGACGCGATGCAGCTCGAGTTCCGTCGCATTCAGTTCACGCCCGACCTCGTGCCAAGTGACATCACCGGCACGGAGATTCTCGAGGAGAGTGGCGGTGGTGCACGAGCGTTCCGCTTCGTGCACGGTCCGGTGTTCGCGAATATCGTGCTGGCCGACGAGATCAATCGCGCGCCGCCGCGTACGCAAGCCGCGCTGCTGGAGGCGATGCAGGAACACAGCGTGACCGCCGCCGGCAAAACGATGAAGCTGCCCGAGCCGTTCTTCGTGCTGGCCACGCAGAATCCGATCGAACAGGAGGGCACGTATCCGCTGCCCGAAGCGCAGCTGGATCGCTTCCTGTTCGACATCCGTGTGGGCTACCCCACCGAAGCCGACGAGATTTCGATTCTGCGCACGACCACGGGAAAGCGCGGTGCGCCCATCGAAGCCGTGTTCTCGGCGGACGACGCGTTGGCCCTGCAGCGCGTCGTGCGCGAGTTGCCCTGCAGCGAGTTGGTGCTCACCTACGCGGCCAAGCTCGTGCGCGCCACGCGGCCGCAAGAGGCCTCGGCGCCGAACATCGTGCGACAGTACGTGCGATGGGGCGCCGGACCGCGCGCGGGACAGGCGTTGATTCTCGGGGCGAAGGCGTGTGCGTTGCTGGCTGGTCGCGCGGCCGTGTCGCCGGCGGATATCCGGCGCGTCGCGATGCCGGTGCTGCGGCATCGCATTCTGCCGAATTTCGCGGCCGAGGCGGATGGCGTGTCGGCGGAACCGATCATCGAGGCGCTGTTGTCGCACGTGGCAGCGCCAGGCAGCGCGCTGCCGGCCTGA
- a CDS encoding BatA domain-containing protein: MIGFAAPWIFGVALAAALTITALHFLSARQPRVLLLPTARFVPKRDARAVARQAKPSDVLLLLLRVIALLAAGSALAGARCGAQSARTSQLIVIDAAWRADSLALLSRAMSAAAVESVAALEPPVVLWVNGVSNDPGVAIAAAIRESASQAHADPSLAALSLTVVMPELVRSRRGWDAWRNQWPARIRVVRPVHAGATDTSAMAGAAFGRVRVVSAATTVGTDVVAAAYASRGVSATRTPGADEDDVVVRRETTDDATNARVTVLWPVSGVPAGWPAALPADSVGAVVATGVALVAPWVRTALPPALSDSVRAIAWWSDGVAAAVERTRGTSCVREVAIAVAPASDLLLSPTADGVLRALRAPCGGIGVPAPKESAGTSGVAAATMQASASRFRALNVTARTTQPAWLATALLVMAFVALLAEHVVRREAAGAAAS; encoded by the coding sequence GTGATCGGGTTCGCCGCTCCCTGGATTTTCGGCGTTGCGCTGGCCGCGGCACTAACGATCACGGCCCTGCACTTTCTGTCCGCGCGACAGCCGCGCGTGCTATTGCTGCCGACGGCGCGGTTCGTTCCTAAGCGCGATGCGCGCGCGGTCGCGCGACAGGCCAAGCCCAGTGACGTGCTGCTGTTGCTGTTGCGCGTGATTGCGCTGCTCGCGGCCGGTTCGGCGCTGGCCGGTGCGCGGTGCGGTGCGCAAAGCGCGCGCACGTCGCAGCTGATCGTGATCGATGCGGCGTGGCGCGCCGACTCGCTGGCGCTGCTGTCGCGTGCGATGAGTGCGGCGGCGGTGGAGAGCGTGGCCGCGCTCGAACCGCCGGTCGTGCTGTGGGTGAACGGCGTATCGAACGATCCTGGTGTGGCGATCGCGGCGGCGATCCGTGAATCGGCGAGTCAGGCACATGCCGATCCGTCGTTGGCGGCGCTCTCCCTCACCGTCGTGATGCCGGAGTTGGTGCGTTCGCGGCGTGGGTGGGATGCCTGGCGCAACCAGTGGCCGGCGCGCATTCGCGTGGTGCGTCCCGTGCACGCCGGCGCGACCGATACCAGTGCAATGGCGGGGGCCGCCTTCGGACGCGTGCGGGTTGTGAGCGCCGCGACGACCGTGGGTACGGATGTCGTCGCCGCGGCGTATGCATCGCGTGGTGTCAGCGCCACGCGCACGCCCGGGGCGGATGAGGACGATGTGGTCGTGCGTCGTGAGACGACGGATGACGCGACGAACGCGCGTGTCACGGTCCTCTGGCCGGTGAGTGGCGTGCCGGCGGGGTGGCCTGCGGCATTGCCAGCGGACTCCGTGGGCGCCGTCGTCGCTACCGGTGTGGCGCTGGTCGCCCCATGGGTGCGTACCGCATTGCCGCCGGCGTTGTCGGACAGCGTCCGTGCGATTGCGTGGTGGAGTGACGGGGTGGCGGCCGCTGTCGAGCGGACGCGCGGGACGTCATGCGTGCGCGAGGTGGCGATCGCGGTGGCGCCGGCGAGCGATCTTCTGCTCTCCCCGACGGCGGATGGTGTGTTGCGGGCGCTGCGAGCCCCGTGTGGAGGGATCGGCGTGCCCGCGCCGAAGGAGTCTGCGGGTACGTCGGGCGTGGCGGCAGCGACCATGCAGGCATCGGCGAGTCGATTCCGTGCGCTCAACGTGACCGCGCGCACCACGCAGCCGGCCTGGCTGGCAACGGCGCTGCTCGTGATGGCCTTCGTGGCGTTGCTGGCCGAACACGTGGTTCGGCGCGAAGCGGCAGGCGCCGCGGCATCATGA
- a CDS encoding GAF domain-containing protein: MSDARELLAVREIAHAFLLADRPSDVQQFALDRVTPILGAAFSLVMELGDDGELLRPVAQHEWPSKHRHWIGALRVRVGDGPSGVAVAERRLVEVADLFADASLGAWHEVAEELGFRSIIAAPMETADGPIGAIAFYFADATHVRDEQRALVRVVADQLAAATDKSRRTDALRRANAALAEANAQLERQAAVWNSAVRARDQIVHDVVSALLTLAAPGDTADASMRLAAVHALAVAARDYDVVTHDDFSAAAADVDPREPLLSAVATWRVRAPMVPIHVDEPTVLLPTIRGDLHWLSRLLELVVGLAVRSACIEGGTVNTGVRLGRGFIALQVGWRDASSDGGADQPLSVPSRILQEMPRRPAHDPFAGVRGAVTALDQPLATVLAGRLGGQMRVEQSASGSDDEGGWTLIFPVEADL, from the coding sequence GTGAGCGACGCGCGCGAACTGTTGGCGGTGCGCGAGATCGCGCACGCCTTCCTGCTGGCCGATCGTCCGAGTGATGTGCAGCAGTTCGCTCTCGATCGGGTCACACCGATCCTCGGTGCCGCGTTTTCACTGGTGATGGAACTCGGCGACGATGGAGAGCTGCTGCGGCCGGTGGCGCAGCACGAGTGGCCGTCGAAGCACCGGCATTGGATCGGCGCGCTGCGCGTACGCGTCGGTGACGGACCCAGTGGGGTGGCGGTGGCCGAACGACGACTGGTGGAGGTGGCCGATCTTTTCGCCGATGCCTCGCTTGGCGCGTGGCACGAAGTGGCGGAGGAGCTCGGCTTCCGGTCGATTATCGCGGCGCCAATGGAGACGGCGGACGGGCCGATCGGGGCCATCGCGTTCTACTTCGCCGACGCCACGCATGTGCGAGACGAGCAGCGGGCGTTGGTGCGGGTGGTGGCTGATCAGTTGGCGGCGGCCACGGACAAGTCGCGACGTACCGACGCGCTTCGACGCGCAAACGCGGCGCTGGCCGAAGCCAACGCGCAGCTCGAGCGACAGGCGGCGGTGTGGAACAGCGCCGTGCGGGCGCGCGATCAGATCGTGCATGACGTGGTGTCGGCGCTGCTCACGCTGGCGGCTCCGGGTGACACCGCCGACGCGTCGATGCGCTTGGCGGCGGTCCATGCGCTGGCCGTTGCGGCTCGCGACTACGACGTGGTCACTCACGACGACTTTTCCGCGGCCGCCGCCGACGTGGACCCGCGTGAGCCACTGCTTTCTGCGGTGGCGACCTGGCGTGTCCGGGCCCCGATGGTGCCCATTCACGTGGACGAACCCACGGTGCTCCTGCCCACGATCCGTGGCGACCTGCATTGGCTGTCCCGTCTTCTGGAACTTGTGGTCGGGCTGGCGGTACGGTCGGCGTGTATCGAGGGTGGGACGGTGAATACCGGGGTTCGGCTGGGTCGAGGCTTCATTGCCCTTCAGGTCGGGTGGCGCGATGCCTCGTCGGACGGGGGCGCAGATCAACCTCTCTCAGTGCCTTCACGTATACTTCAAGAGATGCCGCGCCGTCCGGCGCACGACCCGTTTGCGGGCGTGCGGGGGGCGGTGACGGCGCTCGATCAGCCGCTGGCCACCGTCCTGGCCGGACGCCTTGGCGGTCAGATGCGCGTCGAGCAATCGGCCAGTGGGTCAGACGACGAGGGCGGGTGGACGTTGATCTTCCCGGTCGAAGCGGATCTCTGA
- a CDS encoding DUF58 domain-containing protein, whose translation MSADYGPLLDALRGVRWPARRAVAAAPSGAHRSRQRGTAGEFTEYRLYRQGDDPRALDWKLLARSDRAFVRLSDDRALLPTWIVLDGSASMDFPEGAGMSKWRMACAVAVGLAAVAHASGDPVGVLALHADGVLRMPPRTRRGTVREIARSLDAVRAGGTSALAAALMQIPVTARCVLVTDCLGDHDATVKNASVLAAGGATLECLHVVAREELTLPAGIFRAQDPEDATVWRVTSPDVQRGYSARFNAFRAQVRDQWRALGAGYTEVPTDVAPARAVRAVVAGLAL comes from the coding sequence ATGAGCGCGGATTACGGGCCGCTGCTCGATGCGCTGCGCGGCGTACGCTGGCCGGCCCGCCGTGCCGTGGCTGCGGCGCCGTCGGGCGCGCATCGTTCGCGCCAGCGCGGAACGGCGGGTGAGTTCACGGAGTATCGCCTGTATCGACAGGGCGATGATCCGCGCGCGCTCGACTGGAAGTTGCTGGCGCGCAGCGATCGCGCTTTCGTGCGGTTGAGTGATGACCGCGCGTTGCTGCCCACCTGGATCGTGCTCGACGGGAGTGCCAGCATGGACTTCCCCGAAGGAGCGGGGATGAGCAAGTGGCGGATGGCGTGTGCCGTCGCGGTGGGACTTGCGGCCGTGGCGCACGCATCGGGTGATCCGGTGGGCGTGCTGGCGCTCCACGCCGACGGCGTGTTGCGCATGCCGCCGCGTACACGACGCGGCACGGTGCGCGAGATCGCGCGATCGCTGGATGCGGTGCGGGCTGGCGGCACCAGTGCGCTGGCGGCCGCGCTCATGCAGATCCCCGTGACGGCACGCTGCGTCCTCGTGACCGACTGCCTCGGCGATCATGACGCCACGGTCAAGAACGCGTCGGTGCTGGCGGCCGGCGGTGCGACGCTGGAGTGCCTGCACGTCGTGGCGCGCGAGGAGCTCACGCTCCCTGCCGGGATCTTCCGCGCCCAGGATCCGGAGGATGCCACCGTCTGGCGCGTCACGAGCCCCGATGTGCAGCGTGGCTACTCGGCGCGGTTCAACGCATTCCGCGCGCAGGTGCGTGATCAGTGGCGCGCGCTTGGCGCGGGCTACACGGAAGTGCCGACTGACGTGGCGCCAGCGCGTGCCGTCCGTGCGGTCGTCGCGGGGCTGGCGCTGTGA